One Archangium violaceum genomic window, GCCTCGTAGGCCTCGTTGCCCAGGAGCAGCCGGCGGGGCGGCTTGGACGCTTCCACCGCCTTGACCAGGGCCGCGGCGGCGCGTGCTGGATCTCCGGCCTGGCGGCCGACGGATTCATGGTAGGCGCGACGGGCCGCGCCGGCGGTCGCGTCGTAGTCCGCGATGGGCTCCTGGGTCTCGCGCGAGGAACTGGCCCAATCCGTGCGAAAGGCACTGGGCTGCACGGTGAGGACCTTGATACCGAGGGGCTCGACTTCCTTCCGGAGCGATTCGGAGAGGCCTTCGACCGCGAACTTGGTCGCGCAGTAGTACCCCACCGCGGGGAAGCCGCAAAGGCCGCCAATCGAGGTGAGGTTGACGATGAAGCCTCGCCGACGGCGGCGCATGCCCGGAAGCACGGCCTGGATCATGTTGGCGACGCCGAAGAAGTTCACCTCGAACAACTTGCGGACCTGAGCCGGGTCGCTCTCCTCGACGGCGGCGAAATAGCCAATGCCCGCGTTGTTGACGAGGACGTCGATGCCCCCGAAGGCTTCCTCGGCCGCCTTGATCGCGGCCCTGGCCTGCACCGGGTCGGCGACGTCCAGTTCGAGGACGAGTGCCGTGCCGCGTCGGGCGAGATCCTGGACCTGCTCGGTCTTCCGGGCGGTAACGACCACCCGGTAACCGTTCTCGAGCAGGTGGCTTGCGATGTGCCGGCCAAAGCCCGTCGAGCACCCGGTGACGAGCCAGACCGGTGAGTGGTTCTGTTCCATGGCTTTTCCTTTCTGGTGTGCTGTCAGCGGACCGGTATCACTCAGACAGCGGTGTAGCCGCCATCGGCCATCACGACGGAGCCGGTGACGAAGCTCGCGCGGTCAGAAGCCAGGAAGGCGATGACCTCCGCGATTTCCGCCGGCTGGGCGACGCGCCCGATGGGTGCGCCCTTCCCATGCTCGACCAGGAACTGGCGGCCGTCCGGCCGGACGTCATCCAGGATTCCAGTCTCCACGTCGCCCGGAGCGACCGCGTTCACCCGCACGCCATGGGCGGCATTCTCGATGGCGAGCACCTTGGTGAGTTGGGCGACGGCGCCCTTCGACGCCGCGTAGGCGGCGATCGTCGGCAGGGCGTAGTAGCAGGCGTAGGAGCCGACGTTCACGATCGACCCGCTTCCCTTGGGGATCATCACCCGCAGCGCCTCGCGCGCATGGACGAACATCCCGCGGGCGTTGACCGCCATGATCGAGTCCCACTCCTCGACGGTCATGTCGACCGCGAGCTTGTTCAGGATCCGGGCGGCGTTGTTCACGAGGATGTCGACCTTGCCGAAGCGTTCGATGGCGAGGGCCACCGCGCGCCGGGCGGTCTCTTCTTTCGACACGTCGCCAACCAACGGAGCGATGCCGCCCAGCGACGCGAGCTCTTCCACCTCGGGCTTGATGTCCTCGGCGACCACGAGGGCTCCGCGCGCGCGCAGCAGCGTCGCGGTCGCGCGGCCGATGCCACCAGCGGCGCCGGTGACGATGGCGACCTTGCCTTCCAATTCCTTCACGGGGTTTGCATTGAGCGTCATGACTTGTCCTTCCTCAGGGCGGCCACGCTCATTCGTGGCCTCGCATCGGAAGGTAGTCGCCACCACTGTGGCGATAATGCGCCATGATGTGGATGGCTTGTTAAGCCACGACTGCACAATCCACGGGCACCCTCCCAAGGCGCCTGCCGGAGCCTCTCGACCGCCTGTCACGCTTCAGGACGGTCGGAGGGTCATCGGGCGAGCCTGGGAGCGCTGACCAAACCGGCGGCGCAGGTGCTCGACGAAGGCCTGCAGTGCCCGCGAGCGGTGCCGTTGCCGTGGCAGATACAGGAAGAAGCCAGGGAACAGCGGTGACCAGTCCTCCAGCAGGGGGATGAGCTTCCCGGCGTCGATCAGGGGTCGCACCTCGCTCTCGACCCAGAACGCGATCCCGACGCCAGCCACCGCGGCGCGCACGGCCACGCGCTGATCACTGACGATCAGCGGCCCTTTGACAGCCACGGAGAACCAGTTGGCGTCCCGCTTGAACTCCCAATTGTAGATCGCGTCGGCTCCCGGCCACCGGAAGGCGATGCACCGATGCGCGTGCAGATCCTTCGGCGTCGCTGGCGCCCCATGCTTCGCCACGTAATCGGGGGAGGCGACCGCCAGTTGGCGGATCTCTCCGCCGAGAGGTACCGCGACCATGTCCTGGTCGAGCAGCTCGCCCAGCCGGATTCCCGCGTCGAAGCCGCCCGCCACGATGTCGACCACGGCATCGTCGATCTTCACGTCGAGCGTGACGTCGGGATGCTGCTCGGCGAACTCCGCGAAGATGGGCTCCAGGAAGGTCTCGGAAGCCAGCCGCTGGGCGTGGATCCGGATGGTCCCCGTCGGCTTCCGGTTCAGGTCCTGGGCATCGGCGATGGCGGCCTCCATCTCGGCCAGCGCCGGCTGGAACCGCGACAGCAGGCGTTCTCCAGCCTCGGTGGGGGCCACGCTGCGGGTGGTGCGTTTCAACAGGAGGACGCCGAGGCGTTCCTCCAGATTCCGGATGGTCTGGCTCAGGGCCGAGCGCGAGACGCGTAGCCGGGCCGCAGCCCGAGAGAAACTCCCCTCCTGGACGATGGTCGCCAGGGCCTTGAGATCCGCGAAGTCGCTGCCGCGCATTGGCTCCGATCCATTGGATCCTTCCCTCCGTCCGTACCACGAAAAGGGACCGAGGCGGCGGCCCATTCCGTCAGGAGCTTCGGGTGGGGACGAGCGAGGCCACCACGGAGATGAGCGTGGAGGCGTTCAGCGGCTTGGCGACGTGCACATCGAAGCCCGCGGCCAGGGCGCGCCGCCGATCCTCGCTCCGGGCAAAGGCCGTGAGCGCCACGGCGGGGAGCCGCTCCCCGTTGTGCTCCTGGGCGCGGATCCAACGAATCAAGCTGTAGCCGTCCTCTCCTGCCAGGCCGATGTCCGAGATGAGTACGTCGGGCCGGACGGTGCCGAGGTGCGCCAGCGCCTCCTGCGTACTCGCCGCGCACACCACCTGAGCGCGACAGCCTTCCAGCACCTCGGTGACGAGGGCCAGGGTATCTGGCGCGTCCTCCACCACGAGGATGCGAAGCCCTTCCAGGGAAGACGATTCAGCCACCGGGGGGCGGGTGTCCTGCTGTGCCCGGTCCTGACTGGCCGGGAGCGGCTCCGATGCGCGCGACGGCGTCAGCGGCAGGGTGACACGAAAAGTGGAGCCCCGGCCCGGTCCCTCGCTGTGCGCCGACACACTGCCCCCGTGCATCTCCACGACGTGGCGCACGATGGCCAGCCCCAGGCCCAGGCCTCCATGGGAGCGCGTGGTGCTGCTGTCGGCCTGGCGGAAGCGCTCGAAGACATGTGGCAGGAATGCCCGGGGGATGCCCTGGCCCGTGTCCTCCACTTCCAGCCGGGCCTCTCTCTCTCCACGCTCCAGCCGTACCACCACCTGACCTCCCGCTGGCGTGAACTTGATGGCGTTGGTGAGCAGGTTCCACACCACCTGGAGCAGGCGCTCGGAATCCACGGGCAGGAGCCCCACGTCGGGGGCGACCCGCAGCGCCAGCCGCACGCCCCTCGCCTCGGCCGCCGGGCGGACCGCGTCGAGTGCCGCCTCCAGGATGGGCAGTGGCTCCAACGGACGTACGTCCAGCCGCAGCTTCCCCGCGACGATGCGACTGATGTCCAGCAGATCCTCGATGAGCTGTGTCTGGGCCCGCGCGTTGCGCTCGATGGTCTCCAGGGCCCGCTGGCGCTTGTCCTCCGGCATGTCGCGCGTGCGCAGCAACTGGGCCCACCCGAGGATGGCGGTGAGGGGCGTGCGCAGCTCGTGGGACAGCGTGGAGAGGAATTCGTCCTTCATCCGGCTGGCGGCCTCGGCTTCCTGGCGGGCCTGACGCTCACGGGCCAGCAGGCGCTCACGCTCCTGTTCGGCCTTTGCCTTCTCCATCGCCACGGAGGCGATGTGGGCCATGGTCTCGATGAGGTGCAGCTCGTGCTCCGTGGGGGCCCGCGGCTCGTTGTAATACATGGCCAGCGTCCCCATGACCCGATCCTCCGAGGAGAGGATGGGGCCGGACCAGCACGCCTGCAGCCGGAACGCCTTCATCAAGTCCCGGTAGGGGGCCCAATTGGGGTGCGTGCCGATGTCCGTCACCACCACCATCCGCTTCGAATACGCGGCTGCGCCACAGGAGCCAACGGTGGGGCCGATCGCCAGCCCCTCGACGAGGGCGTTGTAGTCCGGCGGGAGGCTCGCTCCAGCGCCCACGTGGAGGAGGCCGGCGTCATCCACCCACAGCACCGAGGCCATCATTCCCGGACTCAAGAGCTCGATGGCGCGGGTGATGGAATGCAGCATGTCCGGCAGTGGCGTGCCACGCGCCACCAGCTCCAGCAGCCGGTTCTGCATGGCCAGGCGCGCTTCCACCTGGCTGCGCTCGTCGGTCTTGCCATTCGTTATCCCGTTGAGTGCCTCCAGGTCTCCAAGCAGTGCGTCCGACGCACCTGGCGAGGAGGCAGGCGGGTAATCCATGAGAACCTCATCCGTGCGAACACCTGGGAGGGTGACGCGCCAGTTCCCATTCTACTGGCCACCGATATGCCGCACAGCGAGCCCTCGCCTGCCTGGAGGAGGGCCCGCAGAGGCTTCATCGCCAGGGCTTATCATCCCGGCTTCGCGGCAATGATTCCATCCGGATGGGGCAACATTGGTGGGTGAGGCGCCCAACTGGTTCGGCTCCCCACGAGCTTGTCATGGGACCGGGCGCCCTCGGCCCCGCCGAGATGCTCTGGATCACATACTCGTTGAAAATTTCAATTGCGCCCGGTGCTCGGGGTCTCGACCCGCGATGTGACGCGTGGAGTCAATCACTGCCGGTGTCACAATTGTTCCATCGCGTACTTGACGGACGAGGCTCGTCCCTTGTTACTGTCACGCCCCTCCGTACGCCACTGCCTCCTATCTCGGAATTTAATTGCATGTCCAACTACTTCGCCTCTTCCTGGCGGCAGTGGGCATGAGCGGTCCTCGTGTTTCTAAAAACAGACTCCGTTCTTCAATCGCGTCCGCCGTAGCCATCACCCAACACCTAGTGAGGAGAACCCAGATGACGAACAAGGCTTTGCTCGCGGCCATCACCGCCACCTGTGCCGCCGTGACGGCCCATGCCGACCCGCTCCCCATCCCCATCATCTTCTCGGGCTACATGCGCGCCGGGACTGGCATCAACGTTCGGGGTGGTACGCAAGTTTGCGCCGGCCTGCCCGGTGCCGACACCAAATGGCGTCTGGGCAATGAGTGTGACTACGTCATCGAGCCGAGCCTCAATGCCAGGCTCGTCTCGGCCTCGGGCTCTGACTGGCATGTGCACTTCATGCCCGGAATCTATCGCGCCTGGGGAGGCAAGGAGTTTCAAACCTACAACTCAGGGGTGGTCATTCCAGATAGCGGTACGGACGAGCTCGTGGCCCGCTTCGGCCAGGTCTATGCCTATGGGACCAACATCGCGGCGCTCGGCAACGGAAAGATCTGGGTGGGCCGGCGCTTCTACAACCGCCTCCAGACGGGCATCAACGACCAGTTCCTCGAGATCAACGATGGCGATGGCGCGGGCATCGAGGACATGAACGTGGTCATCGGCAAGCTCAGCGTGGCCGCCATGCTGAACCCTCGCGGGAGTGCCAACAACAACCGCATCAGCGTGCCCGTGCGGCTGACCGGCATCAAGGACCTGCCCGGTGGCGAACTTGCCATGTACGTCACTCCGTCCGTGCAACTCCGGAGCGATGACCAGGTGTCCTCCGACTCTCCGGCCGTGGACGCGAATGGGCTGGCCGTGGGTCTCTACCAGACCCTGAACGGCGTCCTGTTCGGGGGCAACACGCTCGTCGGCTTGAAGATGGATTGGTACGGCACCACGCGCAACAGCCGTGTCGTGCTTCAGCAGTCGGCTTCCCTGGGTGGCACCATCATCGAGGGCCTGGCCGAGTACCGCATCAACAAGGCCGCTGGTAACGCTGGCAACAAGTGGTTTGGCATCGGCGTCCGCTCCGACACGCATGTCATCGGTCCCTTCCGCGTGCTGGCCGAGGCTGGCCATGACGTGGTCAAGCCGGACAACGGTGGGCACACCCGCAACATGACCAAGCTCACCCTGGCGACGGCGGTGTCCGCGGGCGATCAGGCCAGCTCCCGCCCGACGGTCCGTCTGTTCGTCACGCACGCCATCTGGGACGAGGCGGCTCGCTTGAGCTTCGACCCGACGTCGCGTCTGCGTCAGGTGTTTGGTGACCAGAAGGCTGGCACTTCGGTGGGTCTCCAGGCTGAAGCCTGGTGGTGAGCGGCCCGGACGCGGCGCACGCATCCGCTCGGCCGCGTCCCTGGATCGTTCCCTGAGCCCTCTGGCTACAGCCCCGTGCCGGTGTACTGCTGGAAGGGGCCGGTGATGACCAGGGTGACGCCGTCGCTCTGCATGTTGACGAAGAGGGCGCGGCCGTCCGGGGAGAGGCACACACCGGCGAGCTCGCCCCGGCTCATGGCGTTGCGCGCGAGGTTCTTCACCTGCCCGGACGGGGTGAGGATGCGCAGGAACTCGTCGGGCCAGCGCGGGTCGCTTCCGTCCTCGGCCATCACCACATCGCCCCAGGGGGCGACGCAGATGTTGTCCGGCATGTCGAGCAGGCTCCGGTCCTCCGACTGCGCGAGCAGTCGCAGCGTGCCGCCCTGACTCCCCGAGGGGGTGTAGCGCCAGAGCTGCCCGCCCGCGGCCGGGCCCCCGGTGGTGGCGCAGAAGAAGAGGGAGCCGTCGTGGAAGAAGAGGCCCTCGCCACGGCGGAAGAGGGCGGCGCCGCGCTCGGCGCCCTGGGCCCGGAGTGAGTCGTCCTCCGCCTCGGGCCGGGGCAGGTCCACCCAGTCCACCTGGAAGGTATCGCCCGGCCGTACGCCCACGTTCATGTCCCGCCTGGGCTCGGCCTCGATGCGCAGCGCCTGCAGTCGGCCGCGCGACCCGGGCCCGAGCCGCTCGCCAGGGTTCTCGGGGACGAAACGGTAGAAGCAGCTGTCGTCGCGATCCTCGGTGAGGTACGTGAGGAAGCTCGTCGGATCCACCACGGCCGCCTCGTGGTTCATCCTGCCGAGCGCGGGGATGCGCACCGCGTCCCGCACCCCGGTGGCCTCCGGGTCGCACAGGAAGACGTAGCCGTGACCCTCCTTGACGGTCTCCTCGCAGGTGAGCCAGCCCCACGGAGAGCTCCCTCCGGCGCAATTGCGCGCGGAGCCCGCGAGCACGAGGTTGCTGGAGACGCGGGTGAAGGTGGTGGCATCCACCACCACGCGCGTCACTCCGCCCGGGCTACCGGAGCCGGGCCGGTACGCCTGGGCCGGCACGGCCTGTCCCGGGAAGTACGGGCTCATGTCCTCCTGGCCCGCCTCCAGCTCGTGGTTGCGCATCAGCACGAGGGTGTTGCTGCCCTCGGGTCCGGCGAAGCAGCCCATGCCGTCCTGCTGCCCGGGGACGCGGTACCCATCGCTCATCCGCTCGCCCCGGCGCTCGAGGATGCGGTAGCGGAAGCCCTCGGGCAGGTCGAGGATGCCGTCGGGGTCCGGCCGCAGCCCGGCGTCGTTCTCGGGACGGGCGCAGCGGCCCAGCACGAAGGGCAGCGCGAGGGCCGCGCCCGCTTTCAGGACGGTGCGGCGGTGGAGGGCGGTGCGGCGCGTGTGGCTCATGCCGCGCAGAAGAGCGGAGCCGGCCGGCAGCGTCGAGCGGCGAGCGGACGAGCGCCTTCCCCCTGTAAGGAGCGGCGGGAGCGCGCACTTCCCACTCGCCCGCGACCCTCGAACAATAGTATTTGATACTCAAAGTATATTCCATCTTCTCAAGGAGAACACGACATGCGGAACCGGCTGCTGACCTCTCTCTGTGCCTTCACGCTCGCCACGGGTTGCGTCACCCAGGGCAAGTACGACACGGCGATGCAAAGGGCCCAGACGCTCGACGAGCAGCTGAAGGGGGAGCAGGGCGCTCGTGCGGCGGCCGAGGAGAAGGTGCGGCAGCTGGAGGAGCAGGTGAAGGGCCTGGAGCAGGAGAAGGAGGCGCTGACGGCGCGTCTCAACACCTCCGAGGCGCGGCTGACCTCGAGCGCCGCCGAGCGCCGGGGCCTGGAGCAGAAGATCGCCGAGCTCACCGCGCTCAACGAGGAGCTGGCCACCTCCAAGCGCAAGCTCACCGAGGCCAAGGAAGCGCTGGAGAAGAAGAGCGCCGAGTACGAGAGCCTCGCCCAGAGCCTGAAGACGGAGATCTCCGAGGGGAAGATCGAGCTGTCGGAGCTCCGGGGCCGGATGACGGTGAACCTGAAGGACAAGATCCTCTTCGCCTCGGGCTCGGCGCGGGTGGGCAAGGAGGGGGAGGCGGCGCTGAAGAAGATCGCCGAGGCGCTCAAGGGCGTGCAGGGGAAGATCATCCGGGTGGAGGGACACACGGATGACGTGCCCACGGATCCGAAGGGTCCGTTCCCCTCGAACTGGGAGCTGAGCCTGGCGCGGGCGATGGCGGTGGTGCGGGCGCTGCAGGACGCGGGCGTGGATCCCACCGTGCTGTCCGCCGCGGGCTACGGTCCGTACCAGCCGATCGCTCCCAACGACTCGGCGGACAACCGCAGCCTCAACCGCCGCATCGAGATCGTCCTGGCTCCGGGGACGGGGACGACGACCACCACGAGCAGCCGTTAGCCACCTGTTAAGGTGGCCGGATGCGAAAGCTCCTCCTTGGCGTGTTGTGCATGACGGTGGGTTGCGCCACCACCCCGTCCTCCTCCACCTCGTCCACCTCCAGCGGCGCCCCCGAGGCGTCCGCCAGGCCCGGGGTGAAGGACTCGGCTACCGTCGATGAGCTGAAGGCGGGGAGCGAGAAGGCGCGCGAGAGCAAGGATTGGGCGCGCCTCCAGTCGCTCTCCCGTGAGCTCGCGAGGCGCGAGCCGGACAATGGGGAGGCGCTGGCCTACGCGGGGATGGCGAGCATCATGCTGGGCCAGAAGGAGGAGGGCATCGCGGAGCTGGAGAAGAGCGTGACGGTGGAGGACAGCGCCGCCGTCCGCTACATCCTGGCGAGCGTGCTCCAGGGAGAGGAGCAGCTTCAGCGGGCGCTGGAGCACCTGGAGCGCGCGGTGGTGCTGGACGAGGGGGCGGTCCAGCTCTGGTACGACCTGGCGCTGTTGCGAGCGCGGCTGGGCATGCTCGACGGGGCCTTCGCCGCGGCCGAGCGCGTGAAGGCGCTGGCTCCGAAGGCCGCGCAGACGGAGTCGCTGGGGATGTTCCTGGCCCAGTGGCACGCGGCGACGCGGATGCCCCAGGAAGCCGCGGCCCACAACGCGCGGGGCGCGAAGCTGGCGCTCGAGGGCCGTATGGATGAGGCCCTCGCCGAGTTCGAGGCCGCGGTGAAGGTGGCCCCGGACTACGCGGATGCGCGTTACAACCTCGCCCAGCTGCTGACGAAGAAGGGGGACAAGGCGCGCGCCGAGCAGGAGTACCGGAAGGCCATTCCGGGCTTCCACGAGCGCGAGAAGGCGCTGCGCGCGGATGCGCAGAACAACCTGGCGTTCCTGTTGGTGGAGCGGGGCGTCAAGGGCGAGGAGCCCGTCACCCTGGCGCGCGCCGCCATCGAGACGCGGGGCGAGCGGCCGAGCTACCTGGACACGCTCGCGCGGGCCTGCGACGCCAGGGGGGACAAGGCGTGCGCCGTGGACGCGTTCCGGAAGCTGCTCGCGTCCAGCGAGACGTTGCCGTTCGACGTGAGGACCCACGCCGAGCAGCGGCTCAAGACGCTGGCCCCCTGAGGGGCGAGCTACGCCTGGGGCAGGGCGCAGGTGCCGAGGTCGCGCAGCACCTTCTTGGCTTCCGCGATGAGCGACTGGCCCCTCACTTCGGCGCCCAGCTTCACCACCAGCTTCATGTCCGGGGTGAGCCGGTAGACGCCCTTGGACTTCTGCACCAGGGTCGCCACCTTCATCCCGTCCAGCAGCGCGTCCGCGCCGAGCGTCACCACCACCCGGCCCGGACCTGCCTCCAGCGCGCGCAGCCGCAGCTCCCTCATGTCGATCTTCAGCAGCGTCTGCTCCGAGAGGTTGTCCACCTCGTCCGGGGCCTCGCCGTAGCGGTCCACCAGCTCGGAGCGCAGGTCCTGGACCTCGTCCGGATTGCTGGCCTGGCTGAAGCGCTTGTAGAACACCAGCCGCTGGTGCACGTCCGGCACGTAGTCGTCCGGGATGAGCGCGGGAATCGGCATGGTGATTTCGGGCTCGATCTGCGTCCTCGGCGGCTCGCCCCGCACCTCGGACACCGCTTCCTCCATCAGCTGCGCGTACAGGTCGAAGCCGATCGCCGCGATGGAGCCCGACTGCTCGGCACCCAGCAGGTTGCCCGCGCCGCGGATCTCCAGGTCGTGGCTGGCGATGGAGAAGCCCGCCCCCAGCTCGGTGAAGCGCTGCAGCACTTCCAGGCGCCGCTGCGCGTCCTTGCTGATCGCCGTGCGCGCCGGCACCAGCAGGTACGCGTACGCGCGCTCCTTCGAGCGGCCCACGCGCCCTCGCAGCTGGTAGAGCTGCGCCAGTCCGAACGTGTCCGCCCGGTTGACGATCATCGTGTTGGCGCTCGAGATGTCGATGCCGCTCTCGATGATGCTGGTGCACAGCAGCACCTGGTACTTCTTCTCGGTGAAGTCCAGCATCGCCTTCTCGAGTTGCCCCTCGCCCATCTGCCCGTGTGCCACGCCGATGCTGACGTTCGGCAGCAGCCGCTTGAGCGTCTCCTCCATCGCGGGCAGCGACTCCACCCGGTTGTGCACGAAGAAGACCTGGCCGCCGCGGGCGAGCTCGCGCTCGATGGCCTCCTTGATGGTCTGCTCATCGAACTTCATCACGAAGGTGCGGATGGCGCGCCGGTCCTGCGGCGGGGTGGCGATGATGCTCATCTCCCGCACTCCGGACATCGCCATGTGCAGCGTGCGCGGAATCGGCGTCGCCGACAGCGTGAGCACGTCCACCTGCGAGCGCAGCTTCTTTATCTGCTCCTTGTGCTTCACCCCGAAGCGCTGCTCCTCGTCCACCACGAGCAGCCCCAGATCCTTGAAGGCCACATCCCCGCCCAGCAGCTTGTGCGTGCCGATGAGGATGTCCACCTTGCCCTCCTTGGCGCGCTTGAGGATCTCGCGCACCTCGGGCGGCTTCTTCATCCCGGAGATGACCTCCACCGTGACGGGGTAGTCCTTGAAGCGCTTCTTGAAGGACAGGTAGTGCTGCTGCGCCAGCACGGTGGTGGGCACCAGCACCGCCACCTGCTTGCGGTCCAGCGTCGCCTTGAAGGCGGCGCGCATCGCCACCTCCGTCTTGCCGTAGCCCACGTCGCCGCAGACGAGCCGGTCCATCGGCTCTCTCTTCTGCATGTCGGCGAGCACGTCCTCGATGGCCTTGGCCTGGTCCGGCGTCTCCTCGAACTCGAAGTCCGCCTCGAACTGGGCGTAGTAGCGGTCCGGCGGGCTGAAGGCGTGGCCCGGGTGCGCCCGGCGCGCCGCCGCGATGTTGAGCAGGTCCGCCGCCATCTTGAGCAGCTGCTCCTTGACCCGCTTCTTCGTCTTCTCCCAGGACGTGCCTCCCAGCTTGTCCAGCGTCACCTTGGTGGGGTCTCCACCGGTGAACTTCTGGATGAGCCGCATGCGGCCCACCGGGAGGTAGATCTTGTCCTTGCCCGCGTACTCCAGGACGAGGAAGTCCCCGGGCACGCCGTTCACCTGCATCTTCGTCAGGCCCGCGTAGCGGCCCAGGCCGAAGTCGGTGTGGACGATGATGTCGCCTTCCTTCAGGTCCTTGAAGCCCGCGGCGAAGGCGTCCAGGCTCTTCGAGCGGCGCACGCGCCGGCGGGCCCGCGCTCCGAAGATCTCCTCGTCCGAGAGCACGGCGATGCCACCCGCGCCGTCCACGAAGCCGTGGCTCACCTCGCCCGTGAAGAGGTGCGCGGAGACCGAGGGCTCGTAGAGCTTCGCCACATCCGCGAGTGGCTCGGTGTGCACGCGCACCATCACGTTGCGGTCCAGCAGCAGGCGCTTGAGCCGGTCCGCCTGGCTGAGGGTGCCGCAGGCCACGGCGCAGGCGATGCGTGTGTCCCGCCAGCGCTGGAGCCGCTCGACGAGCGGGGTGAGCGCGCCCTCCTCACCATGGTGGGCGAGGATGGCCTCTCTCACGTCCTGGGTGGTGCCGAAGGGGAAGTGCACGGGCGGCGCCTCGCCCTGGGTGAGCGACAGGCCGCCACCCTCCATCACACGGAAGGCCGCGAGCTTCTGATCCACCTGCTCGCGGGTGAGGAAGTGCTCCTCGGCCGGGGCGGAGAGATCCTGGCGCTCATCGGATGCCCGCGCGGAGCGCTCCACGTCGTTCCACAGTTCCTCGGCGACGCGCTCGAGGCCCATGGGATCGTCCAGGTAGAAGAGCGGCTCCGGGTGCCACAGTCGCAGGTAGTCGAAGACGGTGCCCAGTCCTCCCTCGAAGAAGCCGGGCAGCAGGCCCTCCAGGCCGAAGCCGGGGAGCCCCTCGCGGATGGCGTCCAGGCGCTCACGCAGCTTCGAGGTGGGCAGGTTGATGCGGTCCGCCACGGCGCGGGCGGCGGCCTCGGCACGCGCGCGCGTCTGCTCGGAGAAGATGACCTCGCGCGCGGGCAGGAGGATGATCTCCTTGAGCGAGTCCACGGTGCGCTGCGTCTCCGGATCGAAGGCGCGGATGGACTCGATGGTGTCGCCGAAGAACTCGATGCGGACCGGCTTGTCGTAGAGCGGGCTGAAGACGTCGATGAGGCCGCCACGCACGGAGAAGGTGCCCAGGTCCTCGACGAGCGGGCTGGACTGGTAGCCCATGTTGGCGAGCTTGCGCGCGAGCTCGTCGCGGTCGAAGTCCTGGCCCACGCCGACACGCTCGGACAGCTCCTTCATCACGTGCGGCGGCAGCACCTTGCGGAAGAGGCCGCGCATCGAGAGCACGAGCGCGGGGAAGCGCGTGCCCTGGGACAGGTGGAAGAGCGCCCCGAGCCGGTCCGCGACCGCGTCCGGGTCCGGGGAGATCTCGTCGTAGGGGAGCACCTCGTCGGCGGGCAGGCGCAGGACGCGAGGCTCGCGCGGGGTGCCCCTGCCGCCCAGGAAGAAGGCGAGATCCTGGGCGAGCGCATCCGCGGACTCCTCGTCGGTGGCGATGCAGACGAGGGGGGCCTCGAGGGTGCGTGTCAGCCGGGCGAGTGCATGGCCGCGGGCGGCCCCCTGGAGACCTTGCGTGCGGACACGCTGACCCACGCGCAGCAGCTCCAGCACCCGGGCGAAGGGATCCCCGGTCACGGGAGGTGCGCGGAGGGCCTCCGCCTCGAACTTCTGGTTGAAAGGAGTTTCCATCCGTGGGCCGCCTTGAAGGGCCCACCGGTAATTAGGAGCCGGACCCGTGTGGGTCAACGGAAGAGCGAGGGGCCCGGTTGGCGACAGTCACTCAGGGCACCCGGCCTACAACCACCTACTCACCCAAACACCCGGAAGTCCTCATCGTCGTCATCGTCATCGCCTCCCTTGTCGCCGCCGTCACCAC contains:
- a CDS encoding OmpA/MotB family protein, with product MRNRLLTSLCAFTLATGCVTQGKYDTAMQRAQTLDEQLKGEQGARAAAEEKVRQLEEQVKGLEQEKEALTARLNTSEARLTSSAAERRGLEQKIAELTALNEELATSKRKLTEAKEALEKKSAEYESLAQSLKTEISEGKIELSELRGRMTVNLKDKILFASGSARVGKEGEAALKKIAEALKGVQGKIIRVEGHTDDVPTDPKGPFPSNWELSLARAMAVVRALQDAGVDPTVLSAAGYGPYQPIAPNDSADNRSLNRRIEIVLAPGTGTTTTTSSR
- a CDS encoding tetratricopeptide repeat protein, producing MRKLLLGVLCMTVGCATTPSSSTSSTSSGAPEASARPGVKDSATVDELKAGSEKARESKDWARLQSLSRELARREPDNGEALAYAGMASIMLGQKEEGIAELEKSVTVEDSAAVRYILASVLQGEEQLQRALEHLERAVVLDEGAVQLWYDLALLRARLGMLDGAFAAAERVKALAPKAAQTESLGMFLAQWHAATRMPQEAAAHNARGAKLALEGRMDEALAEFEAAVKVAPDYADARYNLAQLLTKKGDKARAEQEYRKAIPGFHEREKALRADAQNNLAFLLVERGVKGEEPVTLARAAIETRGERPSYLDTLARACDARGDKACAVDAFRKLLASSETLPFDVRTHAEQRLKTLAP
- the mfd gene encoding transcription-repair coupling factor, producing the protein METPFNQKFEAEALRAPPVTGDPFARVLELLRVGQRVRTQGLQGAARGHALARLTRTLEAPLVCIATDEESADALAQDLAFFLGGRGTPREPRVLRLPADEVLPYDEISPDPDAVADRLGALFHLSQGTRFPALVLSMRGLFRKVLPPHVMKELSERVGVGQDFDRDELARKLANMGYQSSPLVEDLGTFSVRGGLIDVFSPLYDKPVRIEFFGDTIESIRAFDPETQRTVDSLKEIILLPAREVIFSEQTRARAEAAARAVADRINLPTSKLRERLDAIREGLPGFGLEGLLPGFFEGGLGTVFDYLRLWHPEPLFYLDDPMGLERVAEELWNDVERSARASDERQDLSAPAEEHFLTREQVDQKLAAFRVMEGGGLSLTQGEAPPVHFPFGTTQDVREAILAHHGEEGALTPLVERLQRWRDTRIACAVACGTLSQADRLKRLLLDRNVMVRVHTEPLADVAKLYEPSVSAHLFTGEVSHGFVDGAGGIAVLSDEEIFGARARRRVRRSKSLDAFAAGFKDLKEGDIIVHTDFGLGRYAGLTKMQVNGVPGDFLVLEYAGKDKIYLPVGRMRLIQKFTGGDPTKVTLDKLGGTSWEKTKKRVKEQLLKMAADLLNIAAARRAHPGHAFSPPDRYYAQFEADFEFEETPDQAKAIEDVLADMQKREPMDRLVCGDVGYGKTEVAMRAAFKATLDRKQVAVLVPTTVLAQQHYLSFKKRFKDYPVTVEVISGMKKPPEVREILKRAKEGKVDILIGTHKLLGGDVAFKDLGLLVVDEEQRFGVKHKEQIKKLRSQVDVLTLSATPIPRTLHMAMSGVREMSIIATPPQDRRAIRTFVMKFDEQTIKEAIERELARGGQVFFVHNRVESLPAMEETLKRLLPNVSIGVAHGQMGEGQLEKAMLDFTEKKYQVLLCTSIIESGIDISSANTMIVNRADTFGLAQLYQLRGRVGRSKERAYAYLLVPARTAISKDAQRRLEVLQRFTELGAGFSIASHDLEIRGAGNLLGAEQSGSIAAIGFDLYAQLMEEAVSEVRGEPPRTQIEPEITMPIPALIPDDYVPDVHQRLVFYKRFSQASNPDEVQDLRSELVDRYGEAPDEVDNLSEQTLLKIDMRELRLRALEAGPGRVVVTLGADALLDGMKVATLVQKSKGVYRLTPDMKLVVKLGAEVRGQSLIAEAKKVLRDLGTCALPQA
- a CDS encoding alkaline phosphatase PhoX — protein: MSHTRRTALHRRTVLKAGAALALPFVLGRCARPENDAGLRPDPDGILDLPEGFRYRILERRGERMSDGYRVPGQQDGMGCFAGPEGSNTLVLMRNHELEAGQEDMSPYFPGQAVPAQAYRPGSGSPGGVTRVVVDATTFTRVSSNLVLAGSARNCAGGSSPWGWLTCEETVKEGHGYVFLCDPEATGVRDAVRIPALGRMNHEAAVVDPTSFLTYLTEDRDDSCFYRFVPENPGERLGPGSRGRLQALRIEAEPRRDMNVGVRPGDTFQVDWVDLPRPEAEDDSLRAQGAERGAALFRRGEGLFFHDGSLFFCATTGGPAAGGQLWRYTPSGSQGGTLRLLAQSEDRSLLDMPDNICVAPWGDVVMAEDGSDPRWPDEFLRILTPSGQVKNLARNAMSRGELAGVCLSPDGRALFVNMQSDGVTLVITGPFQQYTGTGL